One Cellulomonas taurus genomic region harbors:
- a CDS encoding NAD-dependent epimerase/dehydratase family protein has product MQRTTSDPIRTVSVIGGRGFLGGRIADRLQETGHRVHILDRDRPAFDAAGLVPEVAGSDWVVWAASSINPMIADNDPDRVVLDAEAFEQLLRGLDDLGPTAPRVLLLSSGGTVYDETVDPPYAEDSPVGPRSAYGRAKLALEQRVFREANHPVVLRVSNAYGPGQRVAPGQGVVAHWLYAAAAGQPLHLFGDPTVARDYVHVADIAEVARLVIETGTTEPVLNVGGGCATSLEELLAAIAAATDLPLAVERHPARAFDARSTWLDCRRTQDVLGWRTTFSLTDGIADTWRWLRSTAELV; this is encoded by the coding sequence ATGCAACGCACGACGAGTGACCCGATCCGCACGGTGTCCGTGATCGGCGGCCGAGGCTTCCTCGGCGGCCGGATCGCCGACCGGTTGCAGGAGACCGGGCACCGGGTGCACATCCTCGACCGCGACCGGCCGGCCTTCGACGCCGCCGGGCTGGTGCCCGAGGTCGCCGGCTCCGACTGGGTGGTCTGGGCGGCGTCCTCGATCAACCCGATGATCGCCGACAACGACCCGGACCGGGTGGTGCTGGACGCGGAGGCGTTCGAGCAGCTGCTGCGCGGGTTGGACGACCTCGGGCCCACGGCTCCGCGCGTCCTGCTGCTCAGCTCCGGCGGCACCGTCTACGACGAGACGGTCGACCCGCCCTACGCCGAGGACTCGCCGGTCGGCCCCCGGTCCGCCTACGGCCGGGCCAAGCTGGCACTGGAGCAGCGGGTGTTCCGGGAGGCGAACCACCCGGTGGTGCTGCGGGTGTCGAACGCCTACGGGCCGGGGCAGCGGGTCGCGCCCGGGCAGGGCGTCGTGGCGCACTGGCTGTACGCCGCCGCCGCGGGCCAGCCGCTGCACCTGTTCGGTGACCCCACGGTGGCCCGTGACTACGTGCACGTGGCCGACATCGCCGAGGTGGCCCGCCTGGTGATCGAGACCGGCACCACCGAGCCGGTGCTCAACGTCGGTGGCGGCTGCGCGACCAGCCTGGAGGAGCTGCTGGCGGCGATCGCCGCGGCCACCGACCTCCCGCTGGCCGTGGAGCGGCACCCGGCCCGCGCCTTCGACGCGCGTTCCACCTGGCTCGACTGCCGCCGCACCCAGGACGTGCTGGGCTGGCGCACCACCTTCTCCCTGACCGACGGCATCGCCGACACCTGGCGCTGGTTGCGTTCCACCGCCGAGCTGGTCTGA
- a CDS encoding DUF6044 family protein — MPRPDPTVDEPTRAASGPTRVTHAVLRRAPAILAWAAVVAYALLSIGGPLLGHGVFLGTDVLYRYAPWLDGGVPSGTPDNNWIGDTIDFYAPQTMVLADSVRSGDIAWWNPYIIGGTPLGALPDTGLFSPITWVWLFLPASYAAGAMKLVEMAVAVVGMALFVRRLGMSSAAQAVAGLVYISGGFMVAWTNWPHTRVAALVPLLFWATDRVLTGRRFRDAVPVALIVTAMLLTGFPAVIGYALYGLIPYAVLRMLVLRADLRAWLRAVAIGAIGAGLGALLSAWQLVPWALHATTTIDFGERAQDPSRHLDWTAAASAVAPGLIGDVGDGAQSFWISGANPVESFAYVGVAALILVAAAIALRGRDRLDRAIGWFALAGAALCTVLIFQGGWLLGLFQELPIFSNNSVTRLRFLLGFFLALAAAAGLDRVLRRADRRPMPADERPRRVPPVVATVARGALAVALCVALVLVVLDAYRIIPEEVTAQQGAVLRHLALAALVVAAVLVLAVLVRRRWVTIGAVAAVAVLLLAQGVTVTRSWWPVSDSFYAATPTHDYLAENLGHERYLGVDWTMLTGTNNAYQLRSVTGHGFHTPEWKELLRSIDEDAMLTRTYSQLPWEAAGSPVLDRMGVRYVVQSPDAVPPGEPESVGVPATLDPQSGPVTSTAVTGPIRAVQVVLTEQVDGEDARIVVRVVDQDGATVAESGRVAPEAGVPVWVAVPAEDIGATESVRVRLDVEGADGFTVPVDPAGDWATAVLRPADDDLTVVHGGDAVIYQRENAAPRIRWADDNRVIEDEAERVAAIGSGDIPTSTVILEDAADEQALTGDSTADLTVLSDGDTIRTRVEADGDGWLVLAESVRGGSGWSATLDGEPVPLVDADEAMGAVYVPDGSHEVAISYHPPGLRAGMVGSATAAVALLGLAVVPVVWDRRRRREVAA, encoded by the coding sequence ATGCCGCGCCCGGACCCGACCGTCGACGAGCCGACCCGAGCCGCCTCGGGCCCGACCCGAGTGACGCACGCGGTCCTGCGTCGAGCCCCCGCGATCCTGGCCTGGGCGGCCGTGGTCGCCTACGCCCTGCTGAGCATCGGCGGGCCACTGCTGGGCCACGGGGTCTTCCTGGGCACCGACGTGCTGTACCGCTACGCCCCGTGGTTGGACGGCGGTGTGCCCTCCGGCACCCCGGACAACAACTGGATCGGCGACACGATCGACTTCTACGCGCCGCAGACCATGGTGCTGGCCGACTCGGTGCGCTCGGGCGACATCGCCTGGTGGAACCCGTACATCATCGGCGGCACCCCCTTGGGCGCCCTGCCGGACACCGGGCTGTTCTCCCCGATCACCTGGGTGTGGCTGTTCCTGCCCGCGTCCTACGCCGCCGGGGCGATGAAGCTGGTCGAGATGGCGGTCGCCGTGGTCGGCATGGCGCTGTTCGTCCGGCGACTGGGGATGTCGTCGGCGGCGCAGGCGGTGGCCGGTCTGGTCTACATCTCCGGTGGCTTCATGGTCGCCTGGACCAATTGGCCGCACACCCGGGTCGCCGCGCTGGTGCCGCTGCTGTTCTGGGCCACCGATCGGGTGCTCACCGGCCGCCGGTTCCGGGACGCGGTGCCGGTGGCGCTGATCGTGACCGCGATGTTGCTGACCGGATTCCCCGCGGTGATCGGCTACGCGCTCTACGGCCTGATCCCCTACGCCGTGCTGCGGATGCTGGTGCTGCGCGCCGACCTGCGGGCCTGGCTGCGGGCGGTGGCGATCGGCGCGATCGGCGCCGGGCTCGGGGCGCTGCTGTCGGCCTGGCAGCTGGTGCCCTGGGCGCTGCACGCCACCACCACCATCGACTTCGGGGAACGCGCGCAGGATCCCTCCCGGCACCTGGACTGGACCGCCGCCGCCTCGGCGGTGGCACCGGGGCTGATCGGTGACGTCGGTGACGGCGCGCAGTCGTTCTGGATCTCCGGCGCGAATCCGGTGGAGTCGTTCGCCTACGTCGGGGTGGCGGCACTGATCCTGGTGGCGGCGGCGATCGCGCTGCGCGGCCGGGACCGACTGGATCGCGCGATCGGCTGGTTCGCCCTGGCCGGGGCGGCCCTGTGCACGGTGCTGATCTTCCAGGGCGGATGGCTGCTCGGCCTGTTCCAGGAACTGCCGATCTTCAGCAACAACTCGGTCACCCGGCTGCGGTTCCTGCTCGGCTTCTTCCTGGCGCTGGCGGCGGCGGCCGGACTGGATCGGGTGCTGCGCCGCGCCGACCGGCGCCCGATGCCGGCCGACGAGCGTCCGCGCCGGGTGCCGCCGGTGGTCGCCACGGTGGCGCGCGGTGCGCTGGCGGTCGCCCTGTGCGTGGCTCTGGTCCTGGTCGTCCTGGACGCTTACCGGATCATCCCGGAGGAGGTGACCGCGCAGCAGGGCGCCGTGCTGCGCCACCTGGCGCTGGCGGCGCTGGTGGTCGCGGCGGTGCTGGTGCTCGCGGTGCTGGTGCGCCGGCGGTGGGTGACCATCGGCGCGGTCGCCGCGGTCGCCGTGCTGCTGCTCGCCCAGGGCGTCACCGTCACCCGGTCCTGGTGGCCGGTCTCGGACTCGTTCTACGCCGCCACGCCCACCCACGACTACCTGGCCGAGAACCTCGGCCACGAGCGCTACCTCGGCGTCGACTGGACGATGCTCACCGGCACGAACAACGCCTACCAGCTGCGATCGGTGACCGGCCACGGCTTCCACACCCCGGAGTGGAAGGAACTGCTGCGCAGCATCGACGAGGACGCGATGCTCACCCGCACCTACTCGCAGCTGCCCTGGGAGGCGGCCGGGTCGCCGGTGCTGGACCGGATGGGTGTGCGCTACGTGGTGCAGTCACCGGATGCCGTCCCGCCCGGCGAGCCGGAGTCGGTCGGGGTCCCCGCCACCCTGGACCCGCAGTCGGGGCCGGTCACCAGCACCGCGGTCACCGGGCCGATCCGCGCCGTGCAGGTCGTGCTGACCGAGCAGGTCGACGGCGAGGACGCCAGGATCGTGGTCCGGGTCGTCGACCAGGACGGTGCCACGGTCGCCGAGTCCGGCCGGGTGGCCCCCGAGGCGGGTGTCCCGGTCTGGGTGGCGGTGCCCGCCGAGGACATCGGAGCCACCGAGTCGGTCCGCGTGCGGCTCGACGTCGAGGGCGCCGACGGGTTCACCGTGCCGGTCGACCCGGCGGGCGACTGGGCCACCGCGGTGCTCCGCCCCGCCGACGACGACCTGACGGTGGTGCACGGCGGTGACGCGGTGATCTACCAGCGGGAGAACGCGGCGCCGCGGATCCGCTGGGCCGACGACAACCGGGTGATCGAGGACGAGGCCGAGCGGGTGGCGGCCATCGGCTCCGGGGACATCCCCACCAGCACCGTGATCCTGGAGGACGCCGCCGACGAGCAGGCGCTGACCGGCGACTCGACGGCAGACCTGACGGTCCTGTCGGACGGCGACACGATCCGGACCCGGGTGGAGGCCGACGGCGACGGCTGGCTGGTGCTCGCCGAGTCGGTGCGCGGCGGCTCGGGCTGGTCGGCCACCCTGGACGGCGAGCCGGTGCCGCTGGTCGACGCGGATGAGGCGATGGGGGCGGTGTACGTGCCGGACGGCAGCCACGAGGTGGCCATCAGCTACCACCCGCCGGGGCTGCGCGCCGGGATGGTCGGATCGGCCACCGCCGCGGTCGCGTTGCTCGGGCTCGCGGTGGTGCCGGTGGTGTGGGACCGGCGTCGTCGCCGGGAGGTCGCGGCGTGA
- the manA gene encoding mannose-6-phosphate isomerase, class I — protein MHRLTPTIQTYAWGSTTELPERLGVDATGGPMAEAWFGAHPNAPSVLQLPEGGRTLTGALADDPVSTLGDDVTGRFGPTLPYLLKVIAAQSPLSLQVHPQKERAVGGYVREDAVGIPLDAPERSFRDRNHKPELLYALTRFEAMCGFRAPRRLSELLDGLETRIAEQLRGILRAQPSVGGIETAFTWLLRPDSRPSAGDVGEFAAACAARLANGSPSPRADRTVVRLQEAYPGDPGVVTSLLLNPVTLHPGEALFVPAGGVHAYLAGTGVEIMASSDNVLRAGLTPKHVDVEELLRNVDYVAAPPIRIAPERFHGATKVFYAPVDDFELSVTEVVDGASHPLPGRGPRILLCLDGTVTAATADDGELELTRGQAAFVPAVDGALTLRGAGTLVQADVP, from the coding sequence GTGCACCGTCTCACTCCGACGATCCAGACCTACGCCTGGGGGTCCACCACCGAGCTGCCCGAGCGGCTCGGGGTGGACGCCACCGGCGGGCCGATGGCCGAGGCCTGGTTCGGTGCCCACCCGAACGCGCCCTCCGTGCTGCAGCTGCCCGAGGGCGGTCGGACGCTGACCGGGGCGCTCGCCGACGACCCGGTCAGCACGCTCGGTGACGACGTCACCGGCCGGTTCGGGCCGACGCTGCCCTACCTGCTCAAGGTGATCGCCGCGCAGTCCCCGCTGTCCTTGCAGGTGCATCCGCAGAAGGAGCGCGCCGTCGGCGGCTACGTGCGTGAGGACGCCGTGGGGATCCCGCTGGACGCGCCCGAGCGCAGCTTCCGCGACCGGAACCACAAGCCCGAACTGCTCTACGCGCTCACCCGGTTCGAGGCGATGTGCGGGTTCCGCGCACCCCGGCGACTGAGCGAGCTGCTGGACGGTCTGGAGACCCGGATCGCCGAGCAGCTGCGCGGGATCCTGCGCGCGCAGCCGTCGGTGGGCGGGATCGAGACCGCCTTCACCTGGTTGCTGCGCCCGGACTCGCGTCCCTCGGCCGGTGACGTCGGGGAGTTCGCCGCCGCCTGCGCCGCCCGGCTGGCGAACGGGTCGCCGTCGCCGCGCGCGGACCGCACCGTGGTCCGGTTGCAGGAGGCCTACCCCGGCGACCCCGGAGTGGTCACCTCGCTGCTGCTCAACCCGGTCACCCTGCATCCCGGGGAGGCGCTGTTCGTCCCGGCCGGCGGGGTGCACGCCTACCTGGCGGGGACCGGGGTGGAGATCATGGCGAGCAGCGACAACGTGCTGCGTGCCGGGCTGACCCCCAAGCACGTCGACGTGGAGGAACTGCTCCGCAACGTCGACTACGTGGCCGCCCCGCCGATCCGGATCGCGCCCGAGCGCTTCCACGGTGCGACCAAGGTGTTCTACGCGCCGGTGGACGACTTCGAGCTGTCGGTCACCGAGGTGGTCGACGGAGCCAGTCACCCACTGCCCGGCCGCGGTCCGCGGATCCTGCTCTGCCTGGACGGCACCGTCACCGCCGCGACGGCGGACGACGGCGAGCTGGAGCTGACCCGTGGCCAGGCGGCCTTCGTCCCGGCGGTGGACGGCGCGCTCACCCTGCGCGGGGCCGGCACCCTGGTGCAGGCCGACGTCCCCTGA
- a CDS encoding O-methyltransferase: protein MAGIGETARSAYVKTSRGLRSAAQRTGVLDKLDKAYRANPSSVAGHLRTLFAIHDVEDLVSLDQPWWTYGAIDVVERHLAALDGRARVFEYGSGASSVWLGRRAGEVHSVEHHGGWAEVMRRVLADTGLADKVELIEVPATRSHEPLVPSGRRGEDGNDYADYVNAIDRVEGDFDLIVVDGRARVACMQAAARRLAPGGIILFDDTQRPRYRSGMDSSGLDVQRIHGWVPSLPYPRETAVLRLH from the coding sequence GTGGCGGGAATCGGAGAGACGGCGCGTTCGGCGTACGTCAAGACCTCGCGCGGGCTGCGCAGCGCCGCCCAGCGGACCGGGGTGCTCGACAAGCTGGACAAGGCGTACCGGGCGAACCCGTCCAGCGTCGCAGGTCATCTGCGGACGCTGTTCGCGATCCACGACGTCGAGGACCTGGTGTCCCTGGACCAGCCGTGGTGGACCTACGGGGCGATCGACGTGGTGGAGCGGCACCTCGCGGCCCTGGACGGCCGGGCCCGGGTGTTCGAGTACGGGTCGGGGGCCAGCTCGGTGTGGCTGGGTCGCCGCGCCGGTGAGGTGCACAGCGTCGAACACCACGGCGGCTGGGCCGAGGTGATGCGCCGGGTCCTGGCCGACACGGGGCTGGCCGACAAGGTCGAGCTGATCGAGGTGCCTGCCACCCGCTCGCACGAACCGCTGGTGCCCTCGGGCCGTCGCGGCGAGGACGGCAACGACTACGCCGACTACGTGAACGCGATCGACCGGGTGGAGGGCGACTTCGACCTGATCGTGGTGGACGGCCGCGCGCGGGTCGCCTGCATGCAGGCAGCCGCCCGCCGCCTTGCCCCCGGCGGGATCATCCTGTTCGACGACACGCAGCGCCCGCGGTACCGCAGCGGGATGGACAGCAGCGGGTTGGACGTGCAGCGGATCCACGGCTGGGTGCCCTCGCTGCCCTACCCGCGGGAGACCGCGGTCCTGCGCCTGCATTGA
- a CDS encoding lysylphosphatidylglycerol synthase domain-containing protein, producing MRSRRGVVGAAFFVVALALLVWAVASRWDELAQAWTRLDLVTVLLSLLLACAGLVAQMLSWRSLLAGTGGAPDLRASARIYYHGQLGKYVPGSVWAVVAQAELGKAHKLSRARSAVVALGALAVLLVVGGAVAVIGLAAGSPQSLSTYWWAVLVVPLGAIGLAPPVFNWVVGKALVVLRRGDQSVRVDGRGLAGSALWALVMWVLFGLHAFVLLHALHPDDPGRGLLLSLGAFALAWVVGFLVIIAPAGTGPREAALVLALAPMVTSSDALLIALVSRVLMVVADAGAAGVAALLRRRTPSRPG from the coding sequence ATGCGTTCCAGGCGTGGTGTGGTCGGTGCTGCCTTCTTCGTGGTCGCACTGGCCCTGCTGGTCTGGGCGGTGGCGAGCCGCTGGGACGAGCTCGCCCAGGCCTGGACCCGCCTGGACCTGGTGACGGTGCTGCTGTCGCTGCTGCTGGCCTGCGCCGGTCTGGTCGCGCAGATGCTGTCCTGGCGCTCCCTGCTGGCCGGGACCGGTGGTGCCCCCGACCTGCGCGCCTCCGCCCGGATCTACTACCACGGGCAGCTCGGCAAGTACGTGCCCGGCAGTGTCTGGGCCGTGGTCGCCCAGGCCGAGCTCGGCAAGGCGCACAAGCTGTCCCGGGCGCGCAGCGCCGTGGTCGCCCTCGGTGCGCTGGCGGTGCTCCTGGTGGTCGGCGGTGCGGTGGCGGTGATCGGCCTGGCCGCCGGGTCCCCGCAGTCCCTGTCCACCTACTGGTGGGCGGTGCTGGTGGTGCCGCTGGGTGCGATCGGCCTGGCACCGCCGGTGTTCAACTGGGTGGTCGGCAAGGCACTGGTCGTCCTGCGCCGGGGCGACCAGAGCGTGCGGGTGGACGGCCGCGGGCTCGCCGGGTCGGCGCTGTGGGCCCTGGTGATGTGGGTGCTGTTCGGCCTGCACGCCTTCGTCCTGCTGCACGCCCTGCACCCGGACGACCCGGGCCGTGGCCTGCTGCTCTCCCTCGGGGCGTTCGCCCTGGCCTGGGTGGTCGGCTTCCTGGTGATCATCGCGCCGGCCGGGACCGGACCCCGGGAGGCGGCGCTGGTGCTGGCGCTGGCACCCATGGTGACCAGCTCGGACGCCCTGCTGATCGCCCTGGTCAGCCGGGTGCTGATGGTGGTCGCCGACGCCGGTGCCGCCGGGGTCGCCGCGCTGCTCCGCCGCCGGACGCCGAGCCGGCCCGGCTAA
- a CDS encoding rhamnan synthesis F family protein, which yields MTLDLDAHGYRRQGSSRLWVRSEAADAAFGYNDGDDFENWVASAVHNATDVSSLSREVEGSIRDWPSRYHLSHRRANLIRPLLDTLTGPVLEIGAGMGAVTRGLGEAGLEVVAVEGSPRRASVCAERVRDLDNVQVVADTVQGFGVPRRFPTIVMVGVLEYSRVFGFESDGRDPVDVMLDHLVSLLEPGGTLVLAIENQLGLKYFAGFPEDHVGRRMFGIEDHYTEDGVVTFGREELGRHLTKAGLTHHDWYYPFPDYKLPTTVLSEAALDPAHGFDPTPLVTDTAHADFQEPATIAIDPELAWGPVIRNGLLRDLSNSFLVRASAADLRPAEGLAWYYGSASRRPEFAKATHFTAGPDGVVVHRQAARPTLPHTVGDIAMTLEEEVYTPGVTAADRLIGILRRDAWRVEHVTEWFGTWLGALRAEAELPADATGDSLVPGRLLDALPRNLMHSADGDRFFDLEWSSSEDLTLSYLVFRALYDSLASQKNVAAPATGTSLVVRDLIAAVAAAHGIRLTEAVLAAHWARECDFQSTVLGAPVTADAHEVLGIRLTVRVDLDAVIADHERLPVVTAQINAERAAERTAWQESAAALEEDRLAAHAETEKVRAELAAALGSIDGLHRELAAQQETLSWQVTAPLRSGRTLAGRVKRRVERQFAKPTPPPAPPAPEPEPVVTDPSLNLAYYRERYPDIAALSDADLTSHWQKFGRDEGRHGQPLLENAHFVDNGIEPSRQTVMLVLHEATRTGAPVLGWNLLRHLSPTYNVVVVLLKGGELAPVLESEAAAMVVFDGADRWEFDDSMMVAADLVARYRPLYAIANSGATYPIAPALERSGVPVVSLVHEFASSIRPAGVMADTFHTVSEVVFSAPMVSESMRREYADLTGRGVRVIPQGPSELPAGAPVPPPARPTRRGTDGALVDLPEQNAADLIADLGPDTVLVLGAGTIAPRKGVEFFLQAADQARRSHPDAQVVFAWVGERVPALQWYIEELHEQVLRTGTEDRVAFLAPVADLGPLFERADLFLLSSRLDPLPNVTIDAALAGVPVVAFDGASGFAEWLATDDTLRTLVVPHLDATAAGDLIGRLAEDSALRHRLGDTIRAAAGIAFDLADYVRRIDELGHAARARREQEESDVTTILADGDFDPELYTYAGHEDDSPEELVRDYVHRSALAAPRARARAGILVRRPAAGFHPLAFAERAPDYDDTRDGDPYAVWLRRGRPAGPWHREVIRPGDATATDPTGGPSILVHGHFHYPELLDDLLPRLADNTRPYHLAITTGSDEAKAQAEALITAAGVESWEVLVTQNRGRDLAPLLTGLGTRVLDYDLVLHVHGKKSPHTEVGIGDRWREFLYANLVGGRAAMLDEIHAAFAADPELGLVSPEDPHLNDWDLNREFGEQLAARFGVDGPLPTHFDFPLGTMFWARTEALRPMLEAGLVWEEYPAEPLPIDGTALHALERLIPFVVESRGFRYAKTQVPGVQR from the coding sequence ATGACACTCGACCTCGACGCACACGGCTACCGACGCCAGGGTTCCTCCCGCCTGTGGGTGCGGTCCGAGGCGGCGGATGCCGCCTTCGGGTACAACGACGGCGACGACTTCGAGAACTGGGTCGCCTCCGCCGTGCACAACGCCACGGACGTGAGCAGCCTGAGCCGTGAGGTCGAGGGCAGCATCCGGGACTGGCCCTCGCGCTACCACCTCAGCCACCGCCGGGCGAACCTGATCCGGCCGCTGCTGGACACCCTGACCGGGCCGGTGCTGGAGATCGGCGCCGGGATGGGCGCCGTCACCCGTGGGCTCGGCGAGGCGGGGCTGGAGGTCGTCGCCGTCGAGGGTTCGCCGCGACGCGCCTCGGTGTGCGCCGAGCGGGTGCGCGACCTGGACAACGTGCAGGTGGTCGCCGACACCGTGCAGGGCTTCGGTGTCCCGCGGCGGTTCCCCACCATCGTGATGGTCGGCGTCCTGGAGTACTCCCGGGTGTTCGGCTTCGAGTCCGACGGCCGCGACCCGGTCGACGTGATGCTGGACCACCTGGTCTCGCTGCTGGAACCGGGCGGCACCCTGGTGCTCGCGATCGAGAACCAGCTCGGACTGAAGTACTTCGCCGGGTTCCCGGAGGACCACGTCGGGCGCCGGATGTTCGGCATCGAGGACCACTACACCGAGGACGGTGTGGTGACTTTCGGCCGCGAGGAGCTGGGTCGGCACCTGACCAAGGCCGGTCTGACCCACCACGACTGGTACTACCCGTTCCCGGACTACAAGCTGCCGACCACCGTGCTCTCCGAGGCGGCACTGGACCCGGCGCACGGCTTCGACCCGACCCCGCTGGTCACCGACACCGCGCACGCCGACTTCCAGGAGCCGGCCACCATCGCGATCGACCCCGAGCTGGCGTGGGGCCCGGTGATCCGCAACGGGCTGCTGCGCGACCTGTCGAATTCCTTCCTGGTGCGTGCCTCCGCCGCCGACCTGCGCCCCGCCGAGGGCCTGGCCTGGTACTACGGGTCCGCGTCCCGGCGGCCCGAGTTCGCCAAGGCCACGCACTTCACCGCCGGTCCGGACGGGGTCGTGGTGCACCGCCAGGCGGCCCGCCCCACGCTGCCGCACACGGTGGGCGACATCGCGATGACCCTGGAGGAGGAGGTCTACACCCCCGGTGTCACGGCCGCCGACCGGCTGATCGGGATCCTGCGCCGGGACGCCTGGCGGGTGGAACACGTCACCGAGTGGTTCGGCACCTGGCTGGGCGCCCTCCGCGCCGAGGCGGAGCTGCCCGCGGACGCGACCGGCGACTCCCTGGTGCCCGGACGCCTGCTGGACGCCCTGCCCCGCAACCTGATGCACTCCGCCGACGGTGACCGCTTCTTCGACCTGGAGTGGAGCTCCTCCGAGGACCTGACGCTGTCCTACCTGGTGTTCCGGGCGCTCTACGACTCGCTGGCGTCGCAGAAGAACGTCGCCGCCCCCGCCACCGGCACCTCACTGGTGGTGCGGGACCTGATCGCCGCGGTGGCCGCCGCGCACGGCATCCGGCTGACCGAGGCCGTGCTCGCCGCGCACTGGGCGCGGGAGTGCGACTTCCAGTCCACCGTGCTGGGCGCACCGGTGACCGCGGACGCGCACGAGGTGCTCGGCATCCGGCTCACCGTCCGGGTGGACCTGGACGCCGTGATCGCCGACCACGAGCGGTTGCCGGTGGTCACCGCCCAGATCAACGCGGAGCGGGCTGCCGAGCGGACGGCCTGGCAGGAGAGCGCCGCCGCCCTGGAGGAGGACCGGCTCGCCGCCCACGCCGAGACCGAGAAGGTGCGCGCCGAGTTGGCGGCCGCCCTCGGTTCCATCGACGGGCTCCACCGCGAGCTGGCGGCCCAGCAGGAGACGCTCTCCTGGCAGGTCACCGCCCCGCTGCGCTCCGGCCGCACCCTGGCCGGGCGGGTGAAGCGGCGGGTCGAGCGGCAGTTCGCCAAGCCGACCCCGCCGCCCGCTCCCCCGGCGCCGGAGCCCGAGCCCGTGGTCACCGACCCCAGCCTGAACCTGGCGTACTACCGCGAGCGGTACCCGGACATCGCCGCCCTGAGCGACGCCGATCTCACCTCGCACTGGCAGAAGTTCGGTCGGGACGAGGGCCGCCACGGGCAGCCGCTGCTGGAGAACGCGCACTTCGTCGACAACGGCATCGAGCCGAGTCGGCAGACCGTGATGCTGGTGCTGCACGAGGCCACCCGGACCGGCGCCCCGGTGCTGGGCTGGAACCTGCTGCGGCACCTGAGCCCGACCTACAACGTGGTCGTGGTGCTGCTCAAGGGCGGCGAACTCGCCCCGGTGCTGGAGTCCGAGGCCGCCGCCATGGTGGTCTTCGACGGCGCCGACCGCTGGGAGTTCGACGACTCGATGATGGTGGCCGCCGACCTGGTGGCCCGGTACCGCCCGCTGTACGCGATCGCCAACTCCGGTGCCACCTACCCGATCGCACCGGCGCTGGAGCGCTCCGGCGTCCCGGTGGTGAGCCTGGTGCACGAGTTCGCGTCCAGCATCCGTCCGGCCGGGGTGATGGCCGACACCTTCCACACGGTGTCCGAGGTGGTCTTCTCCGCCCCGATGGTCTCCGAGTCGATGCGTCGGGAGTACGCCGACCTCACCGGCCGCGGCGTCCGCGTGATCCCGCAGGGCCCGTCCGAGCTGCCGGCGGGCGCCCCCGTGCCCCCGCCCGCCCGACCGACCCGACGGGGCACCGACGGCGCCCTGGTGGACCTGCCGGAGCAGAACGCGGCGGACCTGATCGCCGACCTGGGGCCGGACACCGTGCTGGTGCTCGGCGCCGGGACGATCGCACCGCGCAAGGGTGTGGAGTTCTTCCTGCAGGCGGCCGACCAGGCGCGTCGCAGCCACCCGGACGCCCAGGTGGTCTTCGCCTGGGTCGGTGAGCGGGTGCCCGCGCTGCAGTGGTACATCGAGGAGCTGCACGAGCAGGTGCTGCGGACCGGCACCGAGGACCGGGTCGCCTTCCTGGCACCGGTGGCCGACCTCGGCCCGCTGTTCGAGCGCGCGGACCTGTTCCTGCTGTCGTCCCGGCTCGACCCGCTGCCGAACGTGACCATCGACGCTGCCCTCGCCGGGGTTCCGGTGGTGGCCTTCGACGGGGCGAGCGGATTCGCCGAGTGGCTCGCCACCGACGACACGCTGCGCACCCTGGTGGTGCCGCACCTGGACGCCACCGCCGCCGGCGACCTGATCGGCCGGCTGGCCGAGGACAGCGCGCTGCGTCACCGGCTCGGTGACACCATCCGGGCCGCCGCGGGGATCGCCTTCGACCTGGCCGACTACGTCCGGCGCATCGACGAGCTGGGCCATGCCGCCCGCGCCCGCCGGGAGCAGGAGGAGTCCGACGTGACGACGATCCTCGCCGACGGTGACTTCGACCCGGAGCTCTACACCTACGCCGGTCACGAGGACGACTCGCCGGAGGAGCTGGTCCGGGACTACGTGCACCGCTCGGCGCTGGCCGCCCCCCGTGCCCGGGCCCGCGCCGGCATCCTGGTGCGTCGTCCGGCCGCCGGGTTCCACCCCCTGGCGTTCGCCGAGCGGGCGCCGGACTACGACGACACCCGTGACGGCGACCCGTACGCCGTCTGGCTGCGCCGCGGCCGGCCCGCCGGTCCGTGGCACCGCGAGGTGATCCGCCCCGGCGATGCCACCGCCACCGATCCCACGGGCGGGCCGAGCATCCTGGTGCACGGTCACTTCCACTACCCCGAGCTGCTGGACGACCTGCTGCCCCGCCTGGCCGACAACACCCGGCCGTACCACCTGGCGATCACCACCGGCAGCGACGAGGCCAAGGCACAGGCGGAGGCCCTGATCACCGCCGCCGGGGTGGAGTCCTGGGAGGTGCTGGTCACCCAGAACCGGGGGCGCGACCTGGCGCCGCTGCTGACCGGTCTGGGCACCCGGGTGCTGGACTACGACCTGGTGCTGCACGTGCACGGGAAGAAGAGCCCGCACACCGAGGTCGGGATCGGCGACCGCTGGCGCGAGTTCCTGTACGCGAACCTGGTCGGTGGCCGGGCGGCGATGCTGGACGAGATCCACGCCGCCTTCGCCGCCGATCCCGAGCTGGGTCTGGTGTCGCCGGAGGACCCGCACCTGAACGACTGGGACCTGAACCGGGAGTTCGGCGAGCAGCTCGCCGCACGCTTCGGGGTGGACGGCCCGTTGCCGACCCACTTCGACTTCCCGCTCGGCACCATGTTCTGGGCCCGCACCGAGGCGCTGCGCCCGATGCTGGAGGCGGGGCTGGTCTGGGAGGAGTACCCGGCCGAGCCGCTGCCGATCGACGGCACCGCGCTGCACGCCCTGGAGCGGTTGATCCCGTTCGTGGTGGAGAGCCGCGGCTTCCGCTACGCCAAGACCCAGGTGCCCGGCGTCCAGCGCTGA